GGGCAGCCCGCTGCCGCTGAACACGGCGTGGACCTTGGCGCCGATGCGGATCCGGTCCGGGGCAAGGGAGTTGAGGGGCGCGTCGGGGCCGGTGACGAGGTTGCCGACCAGGCGTATGCGGGGGAGGTCGGTGAGTTCGACGACGACGACGTTGTACGGCGCCTGCTCGGCGTAGTCGGGCAGGAGGGGCGGGTGCGGGACGACGTACGACCAGATACGGCCGTGCCCGCCGACCTGCCGCCACTCGCTCGCGAAGGACTGGCAGTGCGGGCAGCAGGGGCGGGGCGGGAAGCGGGGTTCGCGGCAGTCGGCGCAGGTCTGGACGCGGAGCTCGCCCTGGGCGGCGTACTGCCAGAAGGGGGCGCCGTCGGGGTCGGTGACGGGGGAGAGCATCCTTGATCAACTCCTCAGGAGCAGCGCGGAGGTGGGGACGCCTTCGCCGGCGGTGACGAGACAGGTGGCGGCGCCGGGGACCTGGGCGGTGCTGGTGCCGCGGAGCTGCTTGACGCCCTCGTTGATGAGGTTGAACCCGTGGACGTAGGCCTCGCTGAGCCCGCCGCCCCCGGTGTTGACCGGCAGCGCCCCGCCGATCTCCAGGGCGCCCCCTTCCGTGAACGCCCCGCCCTCACCCCGCCCGCAGAACCCGTACCCCTCCAGAGAGAGGGGTATGAGAGCCGTGAACGCGTCGTAGATCTGGGCGACGTCCACATCCTGTGGAGTGAAGTCGGCGTGCTTCCACAGATGCCGGGCGGCGGTCCAGGCCGGTCCGGTGAGCGGGTCGTCGTTCCAGTAGTTGACCATGCCGTGGTGCTGGGCGGGCAGGCCCTGGGCGGCGGCGTGGACGTAGACGGGGGTGTGGCGGCAGTCCCGGGCGCGCTCGCGGCTGACGATCACGCACGCCAATGCGCCGTCCGTCTCCAGGCAGTTGTCGAAGAGGCAGAGGGGCTCGCTGATCCACCGGGAGGTCATGTACATCTCGCGGGTCAGGGGCCGTTCGTACATCACCGCGGCCGGGTTCTGGTTGGCCCGGTTCCGGCAGGCGAGGGCGACGTTGAACAGGTGATCCCGGGTGGCGCCGTACTCGTGCATGTAGCGGCGGGCGAGCATGGCGATCTCGTCCACGGGGCGCAGCAGGCCGTACGGCCGGGTCCACTGGGCGGGTGTGGGCAGTTGGGCGGCGGTGTCGCGCCAGGGCCGGGGTCCGCTTCCCCGCTTCCGCGACCGCCAGGCGACACCGACCGTCGCCTGCCCGGTGGCGATGGCGGCGGCGAGATGCGCGACGGTGGCACACGAACCGCCACCGCCGTACCCCACCTTGCTGAAGAAGGTGAGGTCCCCGAACCCGACGGCCTTCGCCAGCTCGACCTCGTCCGTCTCCTCCATGGTGTAGCTGGCCAGCGCGTCGACCTCGCCCGGGGCGATGCCGGCGTCGTCGAGGGCGGTGAGGACGGCGCGGCAGGCGAGGGTTCGCTCGTCCTCAGGGAGGTGTTTGGCGAAGGGCGTCTGCCCTATGCCGACGATCGCGGTCGCGTCCTTGAGTCCGGCCATGTGCACACCTCCGCGCTGCGGACGGGCTGCTGACAGGGCGTCAGGTTACAGCTAATCTGACGGGTAGTCAGCTGTTGGGGGTCCGGGGTTCGGGGAGGCGGGTTCATGGAGTGGCAGAGCATCCCGGAACTGGTCCGCCGGGCGGCCGAGCGGTACGCGGACACCGAGGCGGTGGTGGAGGGCCGGACCCGGATCTCGTACGGCGAACTCGGCGCCCGCGTCGAACGGTCGACGGCGGCCTGCATCGCGAACGGCATCACGCCGGGCGACCGCGTCGCCATCTGGGCCCCGAACACGCTCGACTGGATCGTGGCGGCGCTGGGCGCGGTGTCGGCGGGGGCGGTGCTGGTGCCGGTGAACACCCGCTTCAAGGGCACGGAGGCCGCGGACGTACTGCGCCGCAGCGGGGCCCGGCTGCTCTTCGTGACCGGCACCTTCCTGGGCACCTCGTACGTGGCGTCGCTGCGCAGGGCGGTCGCGGAGGGGCCGGGGCTGCCGGAGCTGGAACAGGTGGTCGTGCTGTCGGACGACGCCCCGGCGGACTACCGCACCTGGAAGGACTTCCTGGCGAGCGGGGACCGGGTCGGCGAGGCGGAGGTGCGGGCGCGCGCGGGGGCGGTGGAGGGCTCCTGGCCGTCGGACATCGTCTTCACGTCCGGCACGACGGGCCGCCCGAAGGGCGCGGTGATCACCCATGCCCAGACGCTGCGCGCCTACGAGGTATGGAGCGACCTCGCGGGCCTCCGCCAGGGCGACCGCTACCTGATCGTCAACCCCTTCTTCCACACCTTCGGCTACAAGGCCGGCGTGATCGCCTGCCTGATGCGGGGCGCGACGATGATCCCCCAGCCCGTCTTCAACGTCGGTACGGCCCTGGCGAACATCGCGGCGGAACGGGTCTCGGTCCTCCCGGGCCCACCCACCCTCCACCAGTCGCTCCTGGACCACCCGGCGAGGGCGTCGCACGACCTCTCCGCGCTCCGGCTGGTGGTGACCGGCGCGGCGGTGGTTCCGTTGCGCCTGGTGGAACGCCTGCGCGGGGAACTGGGCGTGGAGACGGTCCTGACGGCGTACGGCCTCTCGGAGGCCAGCGGCATCGTGACGATGTGCCGGCGCGGCGACGATCCGACGGTGATCGCGTCGACGTCCGGGCGGGCGATACCGGGCACGGAGATCCGGGTCGAGGCCCCGCCCGGCGAGCCCGGCGAGGT
Above is a window of Streptomyces sp. DT2A-34 DNA encoding:
- a CDS encoding lipid-transfer protein; amino-acid sequence: MAGLKDATAIVGIGQTPFAKHLPEDERTLACRAVLTALDDAGIAPGEVDALASYTMEETDEVELAKAVGFGDLTFFSKVGYGGGGSCATVAHLAAAIATGQATVGVAWRSRKRGSGPRPWRDTAAQLPTPAQWTRPYGLLRPVDEIAMLARRYMHEYGATRDHLFNVALACRNRANQNPAAVMYERPLTREMYMTSRWISEPLCLFDNCLETDGALACVIVSRERARDCRHTPVYVHAAAQGLPAQHHGMVNYWNDDPLTGPAWTAARHLWKHADFTPQDVDVAQIYDAFTALIPLSLEGYGFCGRGEGGAFTEGGALEIGGALPVNTGGGGLSEAYVHGFNLINEGVKQLRGTSTAQVPGAATCLVTAGEGVPTSALLLRS
- a CDS encoding FadD3 family acyl-CoA ligase is translated as MEWQSIPELVRRAAERYADTEAVVEGRTRISYGELGARVERSTAACIANGITPGDRVAIWAPNTLDWIVAALGAVSAGAVLVPVNTRFKGTEAADVLRRSGARLLFVTGTFLGTSYVASLRRAVAEGPGLPELEQVVVLSDDAPADYRTWKDFLASGDRVGEAEVRARAGAVEGSWPSDIVFTSGTTGRPKGAVITHAQTLRAYEVWSDLAGLRQGDRYLIVNPFFHTFGYKAGVIACLMRGATMIPQPVFNVGTALANIAAERVSVLPGPPTLHQSLLDHPARASHDLSALRLVVTGAAVVPLRLVERLRGELGVETVLTAYGLSEASGIVTMCRRGDDPTVIASTSGRAIPGTEIRVEAPPGEPGEVLVRGFNVMRGYYEDETATAEVLTPDGWLRTGDVGVLDSAGNLRITDRIKDMFIVGGFNAYPAEIEQLLGLHPEVADVAVIGVPDARLGEVGKAYVVRRPGAVLTGDDLIAWARREMANYKVPRWVEFLGELPRNASGKVLKGELRGN
- a CDS encoding Zn-ribbon domain-containing OB-fold protein encodes the protein MLSPVTDPDGAPFWQYAAQGELRVQTCADCREPRFPPRPCCPHCQSFASEWRQVGGHGRIWSYVVPHPPLLPDYAEQAPYNVVVVELTDLPRIRLVGNLVTGPDAPLNSLAPDRIRIGAKVHAVFSGSGLPQWVLERP